A window of Isachenkonia alkalipeptolytica contains these coding sequences:
- a CDS encoding acetyl-CoA carboxylase biotin carboxyl carrier protein subunit codes for KKEEPKKEAAPAAPAGAQTVEAPMPGNIWKVLVKEGDPVEEGQALIILEAMKMENEISAPAAGTVANVHVEEGASVDSGDVLVSLS; via the coding sequence GAAAAAGGAAGAACCGAAAAAAGAAGCGGCCCCCGCGGCGCCCGCCGGTGCTCAAACCGTGGAAGCCCCCATGCCGGGAAATATCTGGAAAGTCTTAGTGAAAGAGGGAGACCCGGTGGAAGAAGGTCAGGCCTTAATCATCTTGGAAGCCATGAAGATGGAAAATGAAATCAGCGCTCCCGCAGCAGGGACCGTAGCGAACGTTCATGTGGAGGAAGGTGCATCTGTGGACAGCGGAGACGTACTGGTATCTTTAAGCTAA